A genomic segment from Alteribacillus bidgolensis encodes:
- a CDS encoding twin-arginine translocase TatA/TatE family subunit, translating into MPLGPGSIALIVLVALLIFGPKKLPELGRAAGNTLREFKHATKGLADDDDDSKNKNKQNSSGDK; encoded by the coding sequence ATGCCTTTAGGTCCAGGGAGTATTGCATTAATTGTGCTGGTGGCACTTCTTATTTTTGGTCCAAAAAAATTGCCGGAGCTTGGACGAGCAGCAGGTAATACGCTGCGAGAATTTAAACATGCTACCAAAGGACTTGCAGATGACGACGATGATTCCAAAAATAAAAACAAACAAAATTCGAGTGGAGACAAGTAA
- a CDS encoding redox-sensing transcriptional repressor Rex: MNIDQQKIPQATAKRLPLYYRFLENLHASGKQRVSSTELSEAVKVDSATIRRDFSYFGALGKKGYGYNVDYLLSFFRKTLDQDEVTKVFLVGVGNLGTALLKYNFSKSDNTQIVSAFDVRKDIIGEEISGVEIYHLDNIKQVKEKNDASVAILTVPAAVAQQTADTLVEAGIKGILNFTPARITVPDHIRVHHIDLSVELQTLVYFLKNYPLS; this comes from the coding sequence ATGAACATAGATCAACAAAAAATACCACAGGCAACTGCGAAACGATTGCCGCTTTATTACAGGTTTTTAGAAAATTTACATGCATCCGGTAAACAACGCGTATCCTCCACAGAGCTTAGTGAAGCAGTTAAAGTAGACTCGGCTACGATCCGCCGCGATTTTTCTTACTTCGGAGCTTTAGGAAAAAAAGGATATGGATATAATGTAGATTATTTGCTGTCTTTTTTTCGAAAGACACTCGATCAGGACGAAGTGACGAAAGTCTTTCTGGTTGGTGTCGGTAATTTGGGAACTGCTTTGCTTAAATATAATTTTTCAAAAAGTGATAACACACAGATAGTATCCGCTTTTGACGTAAGAAAAGACATTATCGGCGAAGAGATTAGCGGTGTAGAAATATATCATTTAGATAACATCAAACAGGTGAAAGAAAAGAATGACGCTTCTGTTGCTATATTAACTGTACCTGCTGCAGTTGCACAGCAGACAGCAGATACGCTTGTGGAAGCAGGGATAAAAGGAATATTAAATTTTACTCCTGCACGCATAACTGTTCCGGATCATATAAGAGTACATCATATTGATTTGTCTGTTGAATTACAAACGCTTGTATATTTTTTGAAAAACTATCCTTTAAGTTAG
- a CDS encoding ABC-F family ATP-binding cassette domain-containing protein codes for MIVLQCSNITKSYGAETILDSVKLEIKSNERVALVGRNGAGKSTLLKIMAGKLSNDSGEIITPKGLRLGYLDQHSGLQSDRSIWDEMLTVFTEVKKMEQNLRQLEEKMADPSVYSDETAYEKILAEYDVLQHSFREKGGYQYEADIRSVLSGLKFGNFDYDTSIASLSGGQKTRLALGKLLLSKPELLILDEPTNHLDIDTLGWLENYLSNYNGAVLIVSHDRYFLDKIVSKVYEVARTKASVFHGNYSSYLEEKANRYEQDLKAFEKQQKEVKELEDFIQRNIVRASTSKRAQSRRKKLEKMELMDKPQGAQKSANFSFDIERQSGNEVLNISDLSVSYKDEPPIITNMNLDVKKQESIALIGPNGIGKSTLLKTIAGKIAALHGNIQFGSKVTVGYYDQEQADLHSNKDVLHELWDDYPLTPEKEIRTVLGNFLFSGDDVYKHVSELSGGEKSRLALAKLMMKKANFLIFDEPTNHLDLDSKEVLESALLDYPGTLLFVSHDRYFLNRMATKIVELTEDGLQEYLGDYDYYLMKKDEEQQRQQLRAEREAKSGKDKLYSNEGQDKEAFIQDKEAKKEARKRKREIDKIEQEIEQLEASIEALEEEMLKPEVYESHEKAGEIQQQISDVKTSLDEKMNRWEVLQLEEA; via the coding sequence ATGATAGTTCTTCAATGTTCTAATATAACCAAATCATATGGTGCAGAAACTATTTTAGATAGTGTAAAACTTGAAATAAAATCTAATGAAAGGGTTGCCCTTGTCGGGCGTAATGGAGCCGGAAAATCTACCCTTCTTAAAATAATGGCCGGAAAGCTTTCTAACGATTCAGGAGAGATTATTACTCCAAAAGGTCTCCGGCTTGGCTACCTTGATCAGCACAGCGGTCTCCAATCTGATCGTTCCATTTGGGATGAAATGCTTACTGTATTTACAGAAGTTAAAAAAATGGAGCAGAATTTACGTCAATTAGAAGAAAAAATGGCTGACCCTTCTGTTTATAGTGATGAAACAGCTTATGAGAAAATACTAGCAGAATACGATGTGCTCCAGCATTCTTTTAGAGAAAAAGGCGGATATCAATATGAAGCTGATATCCGCAGTGTTCTCTCAGGGTTGAAATTTGGAAATTTTGACTATGACACATCTATCGCTTCTTTAAGTGGAGGCCAAAAGACAAGACTTGCATTAGGGAAACTTCTTTTATCAAAGCCGGAACTGTTGATATTAGATGAGCCGACAAACCATCTTGACATTGATACACTCGGCTGGCTCGAAAATTATTTATCCAATTACAACGGTGCAGTGCTAATCGTATCCCACGACCGGTATTTTTTAGACAAAATCGTATCAAAAGTCTATGAAGTAGCACGCACGAAAGCATCAGTGTTTCATGGCAATTACAGCAGCTACCTCGAAGAAAAAGCCAATCGTTATGAGCAAGACCTAAAGGCCTTTGAAAAGCAGCAAAAAGAAGTGAAAGAACTAGAAGATTTTATTCAGCGGAACATTGTTCGTGCTTCTACATCTAAGCGGGCTCAAAGCCGACGTAAAAAGCTCGAAAAGATGGAGTTGATGGACAAGCCCCAAGGCGCACAAAAATCGGCAAATTTCTCGTTTGATATTGAGCGCCAAAGCGGAAATGAAGTATTGAACATTTCTGATTTGAGCGTTTCCTACAAAGACGAACCGCCAATTATTACCAACATGAATTTAGATGTAAAAAAACAAGAAAGTATTGCACTCATTGGCCCTAATGGTATTGGAAAATCGACTCTTTTAAAAACAATTGCTGGTAAAATCGCCGCTCTTCACGGAAACATTCAATTCGGCAGCAAGGTTACAGTTGGCTATTATGATCAAGAACAAGCGGATCTTCATTCTAATAAAGATGTCCTGCATGAACTTTGGGATGACTACCCGCTTACTCCAGAAAAAGAAATTCGCACCGTACTTGGAAATTTTCTTTTCAGCGGCGATGATGTCTATAAACACGTATCAGAGTTAAGCGGTGGAGAAAAGTCTCGTCTTGCCCTAGCTAAATTGATGATGAAAAAAGCAAATTTCCTTATTTTTGACGAACCGACTAACCACCTTGATCTAGATAGCAAAGAAGTGTTAGAGTCTGCTCTTTTAGATTATCCAGGAACCTTATTATTTGTTTCCCACGACCGTTACTTCCTAAATCGAATGGCAACAAAGATCGTAGAACTAACAGAAGACGGCCTTCAAGAATACCTTGGTGACTATGACTATTATCTAATGAAAAAAGATGAAGAACAGCAGCGTCAACAACTCCGTGCGGAAAGGGAAGCAAAAAGCGGCAAGGATAAACTCTATTCTAATGAAGGGCAAGACAAGGAAGCATTTATTCAAGATAAAGAAGCCAAAAAAGAAGCCCGCAAGCGAAAAAGAGAAATCGACAAAATCGAACAGGAAATCGAGCAGTTAGAAGCATCCATTGAAGCGCTTGAAGAAGAAATGCTCAAGCCCGAAGTGTATGAAAGCCATGAAAAAGCAGGAGAGATTCAGCAGCAAATCAGTGATGTGAAAACATCTCTTGATGAAAAAATGAATCGTTGGGAAGTTCTTCAACTCGAAGAAGCTTAA
- the tatC gene encoding twin-arginine translocase subunit TatC: MAQNDMSIYEHIGELRKRILIVGGFFLAAMIFGLFLSPVLITYLQNIPEAESFPMNVFKLTDSLKLYMNFSFFIGLILIFPLLLYQLWAFVAPGLLEKEKKVTLAYIPIATILFFGGLAFAYFILFPNVIHFLSNLSDRLNLTEQYGVNDYFAFLFQLTIPFGFLFQLPVVVMFLTRLGLVTPAWLRKVRKFAYFALLILAGFITPPEIVSHLMVTAPLFLLYEVSITISRFSYKKVLKAEQEKMEQWAKEDKERNIK, encoded by the coding sequence ATGGCTCAGAACGATATGTCCATTTATGAGCACATTGGAGAATTACGCAAAAGGATATTAATCGTGGGAGGTTTTTTTCTTGCTGCCATGATTTTTGGTCTGTTTCTTTCTCCGGTGCTTATTACTTATTTGCAAAATATACCGGAAGCAGAAAGCTTTCCGATGAATGTGTTTAAATTAACGGATTCTCTGAAGCTGTATATGAATTTTTCTTTTTTTATTGGATTAATTTTAATTTTTCCTTTACTTTTGTATCAACTCTGGGCTTTTGTGGCACCTGGGTTATTAGAAAAAGAAAAGAAAGTGACGCTTGCTTACATTCCGATAGCAACAATACTGTTTTTTGGCGGGTTGGCTTTTGCTTATTTTATTCTGTTTCCAAATGTCATTCACTTTTTAAGCAACCTATCTGATAGGCTTAATTTGACCGAACAGTACGGTGTTAATGATTATTTTGCTTTTTTGTTTCAGCTTACCATTCCATTTGGGTTTTTGTTTCAACTTCCGGTCGTCGTTATGTTTCTGACGCGATTGGGATTGGTGACACCAGCATGGCTGCGAAAAGTCAGGAAATTTGCTTATTTTGCATTGTTGATATTAGCTGGTTTCATCACACCGCCGGAAATTGTCTCCCATTTAATGGTAACGGCTCCTCTTTTCCTCTTGTATGAAGTAAGTATCACTATTTCAAGATTTTCATATAAAAAAGTATTAAAAGCCGAACAAGAAAAAATGGAACAATGGGCAAAAGAAGATAAGGAACGCAATATAAAATAA